The sequence below is a genomic window from Lagopus muta isolate bLagMut1 chromosome 9, bLagMut1 primary, whole genome shotgun sequence.
GCCCTTGGACCTCTAGGACAAAGTCACTGTGTTAGCAGCCTGCAACCAAGAGGACAAACGTAGAACCGAGTCGGACTTGGTCTTACTTGGACATTATTTCAGACAGTCCTAATGCTGCCATTTCTGAATTTGGAGAGATTGACTTAGAAATAAACTGGAAATACTTCATTTACTGAGAACATAATGTTCTGGATTTCACCCACTCCCCCAAACAGAAGCAAACCAAGTAGTTCATTGAAACCAACATAAACTATTGAGTTGATCTGCCACTCTTTAGCCTTTACCACTTCAACCTCTTCCACATGAGCCTACCCAGAGCAGCATTGGTAATGACATCTCTTTGCTGGTGGGTTTCACTAACTGAAAAACTTGAgttttgttccattttctgcttcagagagCACAGAGCCTTTTGTTTTCGTTTTCCCATCTAAACACACTCTCTGCATTCTTGGTTTTTCACAGCCTCCTCTCATCCTATCTAACCTGGCAAGCCCCAGCTCAGACTCTACCTTCTTGTAATACAAAGCTCATCCTCTTTTCATTCTGGGCTCTAAACCATACTCTTGGTTCTGGTATCCTCTTTTCCCCTCACTCTTCCACCTAggcttatttttccttctctctgaacTCACACCAGTTCCTACCTCTCCCACCATTTGGatggaagagaaggaataaaGAATTGTTTCTGTACAATTGTGCCACAATACCTTTTTGACTCTGGCAGTCCCAGGTCAGTGTGCTTAGTGCTCAGATATTTCAAGCAAATCTGCTAACCTAGAACCACAGCTTTCAGTCAAGGAGGATGGTGTCTCAAAGCTGCTGCAAAGGGCCATCTCCCAAAACCACGGCCAAGGCTGTATTTCTATTCTGAGACACAGCAGTCCTACAGATGCTCAGTGAAACTGTGGCATATTTATCATCAACAAAAGAACACATTTATCCCCTCCTTTGTTTTGAGAAAggcttgaaaacatttttgagaCTGTTTCAATGACAAAGATTCAGCACATTTTTTGCAATTTTGGGACCTCCTGAGGCATTATCAAAGGCATCTGACAACTCTCATTGTTAGCTCTGATACAGTACTTCTCAATAAAATTGATTCTAAAAGAATGCCCAGATCACAAAGCAGAGTTTACATCGGCATGATCTGTAAGATACAAGTTGTACTTGCAACTCAAGCGCTCTTTTGGTGGAGAGGTGAAGGAGGAAGCCTCATTTTTGTCTAAATCACCGTGCTGTCCTTACCTTTTGAATGGGTCTTGCTTTGCAAGGTAGTACTGAGGAAGCCATGTGCTGTGGTGTGCCTAGGGCAGATGCTGAGGTGCAGTTGCTGAAGTCCTCTTCCTCCATCTTCTCAATGTACTGCGCATTTTCATATAGGGAAACAGCCGTCGGGGACTGAGAATGGCTCACTCCTGTTTCAACAGATGACATCTGTACCTGACCACTGTCCTCCTCCCTGCACTGGAGACAGGAGTTGTACTGATCTGTTTTGCAACACTCCCAGTGATCATCTTTGCTCTCTTTGCTCTCTAGATTCCTCCGGCAATCCGCTTCCATGGCAGTGGAGATGAGGTCGGGGCTGGAACCAGACATCCTCCTTTGTGCATGGTTACTGAGGGGGCTCCGCAGCGCTGCTGCAGGGCCAAAGTACCGTAAGTTGTTTGCACAGTTGGCAATATCCTGTCCGTGGGCATGAAGCCGTGAGTGATGGCCGTGGCCGTGCTGCTGTGGTAGACCGGGGTGATGAGAGTGATTATGAGGTGGAGGTGGGGGTGCATCATCTTGCACAGGCTGGTTTTTCAAGATCCCTGCAAAATCGTTGTAGCTGCCTTTGCTGTTCCCTCGGCGGTGACGTGGCTTACTGCGGTAGCGACTTTTGCCACTCAGAGTTGACATTTTGGGGCTTCCTGAGACTGGTGAGCCATTGGATGCTGCTTCTGCACTGGGTATGCCCTCTGACTTCAGCAGATCTGGTCTGAAAGACAGTCAGCAAAAGTTTAACATCAAACCACAAATTAGGAAACGACATCATCAGCTTGGAGCCGTAGGAGAGGCAACCACAGCCATAAGCATACTCTGATTTCTGTAGTCTACATGCCTCCCCCCTTCCAGCAGTCTGACTTCTGTGTTTAGGTTCCTTTGATTCCCATCACTCAATGCCTTTCCTGTTCAGCTCATCTTGCTGCTCTTCCAAATATCAACCActtcttcttctttcactttGATGATCTGCTCCCCAGACTGCTCTTTTCCAAGCCTGAGATCTCAGTGTAGGGCACATCTTTCACTATGTGCACATACAAGGCTCAGCACAATAGCACCCCTAATATGCTGATGGTATCAGACAGCCCATCTTAGAGGCACACATTAATATTAATTTGGAAGTCCTTATTCATTACTAATCAGGACTCTCTAACCCTTGGAAttcccagaaaacagaaaacaacacctTTCCAAAGAATCTCATTTTCTGAAAGTCATGCAGAGAGGAAATAGCTGAAAGACAGCATGAATTCCCAAATCCTTATTTCATTCCTCAACAATGAATCCGACTTCCTTAAGGGCAGGCTGATTTGCACAATCCCTCATCCTGCCTACAGTCATTCAAATCAGGGATTATCTAAATATTCTTTAGTTGGACTCCAGAATTCAAGATAGATCTCCTACAAAAATGTCTTCACCTGTGGAAAAAGTCATATGGACCAAACAGATTCAGAGAGCTGTGTAGGTAGGGGTGAAGGCAGGATTCATTCCTTTGACCTGAAGGTAACTAAACAGCTGTGGTTCTGAGGATCAGACCAGGCCCAAAAGTGAACACTCCTTTGGGCtgtttatagaatcatagaatggcctgggttgaaaaggaccacaatgatcatctagtttcaaccctcctgctacgtgcagggtcgccaaccacacagaaccatagaatgaaTCTGTGTGGTCAAACTTGAAGCAAGCCATTTGCTCAACTCAGTGGGGATCTACCATTGTTTCCTGGCACAGAATGAGGCTGTTACTTCTTACCGTTTAGTCTGGCTGCCTGGTTTATGGGAGACCCCTTTCCTCTTCATCAGCTTCTCCACAGTATTGGGGTGGATTATTGGTCTGACTGGGTGGCGTTTGTAAGTCCCAGgatatttcttttccactgcttgCTCCCTCCTGAAACATTTAGCAAGAATAAAGCAGATCAGTTCTCCCTCTGTCcaactgcagctcctgctggacAGAAACACAGCTGTACAGTGAGCACACTGCGTGCCTGTTTCTCAGCTATGGCTGGGTCCAACACAACACACTGTTCTGGGAAAGGACACAGTCATTTTCtaaattctctctgcagagatcAGGCAGTTGGAACACAGCCCTGGTCTACACTCCAGAACAGCAACACTTTTCTCTTTACAAAGGGGGCCAAAGGATGCCAACATTAAATGGGAAAGGTGCCTTTAAGCCAGTACACACGGTGTAAAGGTACGTGCATTAAGTGGTCTGCAGTGCTCTACTCTTAAGAGGCCTATCTGTGCCTGCCAGCCCTCTCTTTAGCCCTGGAATAAAGTCAGGGAATACTAACTCTTTAAGTACTCCTATGTATTTCAGAAGTGAGGCGTTGGTTTATGTGCAAACTGCCAGGTGTGTGGCACGCCATTCTGCCCACAGATACATACTTTATGAGCTCCTTCTCACGgacctccagctgcagcatAATAGCACTGAGCTCCATGTATAAGTTGTTGGCTCTCTCCAGCTTCCTCTCGTAGTGCTCACGGATATCCAAAGCGTGCCTGaaaatcagaagacaaaaatcatGATTCCAGAGCCTGATGTCTGCAGATCAAGACAGGAGAATAAGGAAAcaaggatgaagaaaaaatcTTCCATGAGTCAAACCTGTCAGCACTAGAGCGTTTTTTGTGAACCTCATATAGAGctaacagcaaatgaaaatggtGAGCTTGATACCAAGAATTAATTAGGATACAATTTAGAAAGTATTCAACAGTCCCAAGCAAGCAGCAACACTTCCTCAATAGGGAAGCTTCAAATGCCTGACATCCATAAACCTTTCAGCCAAGCCCTAATTGTCCTGTTTGCACAGAAGTCATCAGTTTGCATTTtataaaaagcagaatgtaGCTATAGCTTATAGCTATGGTAAGACTGCATATTGCATCtcaaaacacagctggaaaacGTGGCTTCTGAAAGCTTTCAAGGGCTAGGGAACATTGATGAACAGCTACAGCAAGCTGGTTGAACAAGGCTTCCTTTGATTTCTTCAGCTCGACGTACTTGGCATTCTACATTTCTCTGTCATAACTGTATTTGCAAAACTGTATCATAGAAGataacattttgctttcttacaTAAACATTCTGCTTTACCTTTTTAAGTTGATCTAGCTTTCACAATCAATTTCAGTGGGATGATAGATTGCATTGTATTCActtcttgaaaaacaaataatccaAATGAAGTGTCAGGGATGAGAAAGCTCACAGCAAACTGCAAGATGCATTTCTCACTGAGAGAGATTATCAGTTTCCACACTGTTATCACAAACACCAAAACTCAGAGACAAATATCCCCTGGTAAGCACACAAGCCTTTGCCCCTCTCCTGCTTCCAGCAAACTGTTCAGGCAGCCCAAGAGCAGCAACAATTCCCACTATTTCTCTCTCTATTGCCTTCCAACAGTTACTCAAAGTGCCTGCAGGAACTGTGTAAGTTTCTGAACTCATGAGGAATTCAGGCTGCCTGAATTTATACCACCAGGAGCACCAGGCCCAGCAATCAGTAATAGAGTAGCATGAAGGCAgtctgggggctgcagcacacgATCAGGAGAGAAGGCTGGAGTGGGGAAGTGAGCAATAAACAAGCCTATCAACTGACCTCAGCTCTTCTCTTCGACGGCGAATCAATTCTTCATCTAGCCGGTGGATGCAGGTTCCTTCACTTTTAATCTTCTCAAAATGCTTCTTCACCTCTTCTCTCCATTCAGCCTAGGGAAGCAACTTACACTGAGGTATTCACAGAGGATTACGATCTCTGGTTGCACCAAAGAAACCATCGTAGCAGGTCTAGTTTCAACAACTACATGTTGTATTTTCAATTTTGTACTTGCACAATTAAAATATGTCTGcattttctaccaaaaaaaaagttaaaaataaaagaaatttaataaaagaaaaaaaacagtctctttagaggcattcaaggccaggctggatgtggttctgggcagcctggtctgctggttggcaaccctgcacatagcaggggggctggaagtagatgatcactgtggttcttttcaacccaggccattctatgatcctgtgattctatgattttcttccctctctgtttcaaaggaaacagaatggCTGAAAACTTGGAAAACTACACACATGACAAAAGATGAATGTCAGTAGGGTATCATAACTCTGTTGAACCCCTGAAGTTCTGATTCCTGCAGCTTTATGGAACACATCCACTTCCTCTCATGCACCCCAACACCACATAGATCCTCTGTACTGGACACTCAGTTTCATTCTCATTCCCACCCCAAGAGCAGCTATGGCTTACTGGGTAGGGCTCAGAGGAATCTCCAGATCCTATGCTTTTAGATCTTCCCTAAGAATTCCAGAGCACCTTCACAGCCCTGTCTTTGTcccactgcctgccctgctcaTTTTCACTATAAACAAAACAGTTCCTCCCTGCAGTGTTGTGGTCtcctggagctgggagcagagcttcTGAAGTCAGCAGTCTCAGAGAGAAGCAAACGAGACAGTTCCTGTCAGTAGATGTCTCAGTCTATGGAAGTTCAggtaaaatatttgaaaacaccCATCAGCTTTGCTCCTCCCCAGGAATCAAACTGATATCACTGATTTTGACTTTTGCTGCACTTGGAGCAGTGTCTGAAACCAAACCCATGCAGCTATTTGCTTCTCATGAGTCACAGCCTGGGCTATCACCTGCTTACCTGTGATTTGAAGTAGGTTTCCTGAGGAGTAGCCAGCACATCAGCAGATGCAATATCCAGGTGCATCAGTGTCTGTCGGAAGGAGGGACGATTCCGGGGTTTGCTCTGCCTggaacaaaacagacaaacacCCACCATGAGAGAAGGTTAACATTGCTGACCACTGCTGCCCTTCTGAAAATGCTTCTCACTGGAACTGGTTCTCTGATGTAGCTGACAAATTAGAGCAAAGGAGCATTTTTAGGTTCTGTCTTTTGAATGCAAGCTCACTGATCTAGACatgttttctattctttttctggTTTGTGATGGTCTATcctacagaaagagaagagatgaaaactctttaaaataggaaaacatGAAAGATAATAGGAAGTGAAACTGCTCCTAACTTGTTAGTCAAGAAGACAACACagacttcatttcattttccaaatgaagtCTGTGGAAATATTCAATCCCATAGAAATGACGGGGTAACAGTTTACAACAAAGCAGGGATCTAAAAACACCAAATGTATGGACGCAGTTTGTGCCTGAGCCCACACAGTATTGTAACACCCCGAGCATCTCTGCAAGATCCTACTAAAAAAGGAAACCCATTTGTATCTTTAAGCTTCAAGACTGAACCAGATTCAGCGTGGAGGACAAGAAACAGCTTCTCCAGACACCTCTCCCCTACAAACCTACTTCCACACATGTACACAGTgctcaaagcagcacagactgcCTCCTGCATCTTGCAGCCATGTGCAGAAGCACTGTTAGGCAGAGCATCAGTCTCAGCACACATAACTGCAACCCTGCAAACTGCTGCACCTCAGGATCATGAGGGTAAAAAGGCATTTAAAGGATCCATGGATGCTTTGGCCTATTTTCCCCTTTGTGCCTTTGGGAGGGTGGCTGGTGTAACACAGAAGAGCAGGAAGATAACTTAAACTCTGTGTCAAAACCAAATTACATAGATTAAGCATTAATACAtaacctgagaccagaaattTCAGCTCTAAGCTGGCAGGTGGAAGAAACTGAAAGCTCTTCTTATAGCTATGTCACATATGCAAAATCCTGATTTCATACACAAAGTTTGAATTCCTCTCTGTCAAAAAACAGTCACTTAAGGGTTTTCATTGCTCAGATAAACTGAAATCCTTTTACTCTGCAGCCAGTGAgagccctgccctgcctgcccAAACCACACACGTCTCCCCACCTCCTCTGAAATCCAAATGTCCTTCTGGAGCTCAGGCCTGCAGCCAAAAGGAAGCAGGATCCAGAATTTTATCACCTATTCTTGTGAGAGTATTTAAGAACCTTATGCTCTGGGCTCAACACTCCCACCAGTTCCACCCCTAGGAACGAGCTGCAGGTCTGTGTGGGTTTCAGACTCTTACCAGGTCTGCTTCATGAGGATTTTGAAGCCATCTGGGCAGGTGGAAGGAACAGGAAGGTGCAAGCTGTTACTGCCCACTCCCCAAATGATGGCAGAGGAGTCCACATCTTTGTAGGGAATCTCTCCTGTAAGCAGCTCCCACAAAACTACTCCAAATGACctgatggaaaaacaaacaaggagaaaaagatcCACATGAATTCATTTCAACAGAGACATTTGGAACTTGGGAACCTGTTGCTGAACATCAATCAGCACTAGTTTTCCTATTTCATTGTTGGACTTTCAAAATCCTGAAGGAATATTAGAAACTCTTCTGTATACATGAAACATCACTCTTGTTAAATGAAGAGGAAAGTTAGCTCTTCCAAGAGAGACTTTTGACTATTCTTACTGGTACAAACAGATCATCTACTGCAGGATAGACTGATCTGATAAGACAGAGGCAAGAGAGCCAAGGTTGtagagttttgttttgctttaatatGTCATTTAGCTTCATTTTCCCAGCCAAAAATTCCTTTGCTGTACTCAACTGCCCACAATAACCCTGCATGTTTCGAGGGTCTGAAACTCATCACTTCAACCACtgcaacacagaaatgaagaaaccAATGCAACAGACATAAATGTCAGTATCAAATGCACATAAATCTCATCTagtatttatttctgccttaaaaaaaaaggtcaaaaagaaaaagaacaaagctaaCTCTGCCTGGGACAGAACTCCTATTACTAGAGGTGAACAACCGTCTATCAGGGAATGCTTTCATGTGAAAAATGGCATGCTTTCAAAACCCAGGGATTTCAAATCACAtggaagaagggggaaaaaaagaaaagaaaagaaaagaaaagaaaaaaaatcaacagaattTGAGCATATTTCCCTCAAACTTTtctgtgggctgcaggaaggcGGGAATCCCAGGTGTCTGGACAAAGCTACCAggaaacctcatctggtttcagCTTTGTTATGATTAAGACCTGGCAAAGGATTTTCAAGACTCCTGATAAGATTATAGATTTTTTTGAGCATGCTGTGAAGGATGAGAGAGAGCAGACATATAAGCTGCTTAGGAACTGCTCTCATTTGTTGTCAGCATTCATAAACATCATTTTCACTCATCTTGTGGGAAGAACGGATGTCGAGGAGGAGTATGAGCCATCTGCACTGCTTCCACAGAAGAGGAACGGGCCCAAAGGCACCTCTCAGTTTACACCAAAGAGCAGCACCTCTAAATCACTCAGGAAAAGGAGTCAAGGAGTTCTCACAATCCCCAGCAGAGCATCAGACACGATGCTCCACACCGTATTCTTAAACCTGAGCCACCCTAGAAGGCAGGAAGAGGAGGGCAGAAGTACTGCAGCACTCCTCCCAAGGAACCTGTGATTCAAAGGGAAGACAGGAGGCAAACAGTGGATGTGTTCTCTTTCCAAAACAACCCAAGAGTGTCTCCCAGAAAAGCTGGGTCTGCTGTAGCCTGCTGAAACAAATATCGTGGCTGTAAAACAGGGAGATTTGTCCTGGCTACCGCTGTTAAATATGCAGAAAGAAGGTAGAAACTGAGATGCAGTTCCCATGAAGACCCCAAAACCTGTGCAGTCATCCCAAAGGAGCTTTAAGGCTCAGTTCTCCCTCAAGCATTGTTAATAGTATGACATCTGCATGGCATCTGCCACAGCCCACAGTTCAGTAACAGTTCAGGGCACGAGATGGAAGGAGAAAGTAGTCCACAAAGGAGCATTCCTTAGGACAGAAAAGAATGCTGAATATATAGGTACTAGGAAAACCAACTGGTTAAACAGAAGGTGAAGATGCTCAGTTAAAACAATTCTCCTACTCACCAGATGTCCACTTTTTCAGAAACAGGCTCATTGCGTATCACCTCGGGGGCCATCCAAGCCACAGTTCCCGCAAAAGACATTTTGGTACTTTTATCACTGAGTTCTTTAGATGTACCAAAATCTGAGATTTTAACTGCATCCGTGTGTGTaactaaaacactgaaaaaaaagaaaaaagaaatcagcatcTTGCAAGTTCTCTTGCACTGGCAGCCATTGGGAGTCAATTTCTTAATGAACATGACCAACTGATGAGGGCAGGCTGTTTGTGATCACAGTACAAGGACAAACATGGTGCATTTTCATTGGTGACAGCACTCATTTCCTTTAGGGCAGTTGGTTTTGTGCCTCAACTACTCTAAGTtctacaagtgaaaaaaaaaacaaaacaccaatcTTAATAAAATTACAAGTTAACAAGGCACCAAAAATTCCCTATATTTGGGTCCTTGTCCAATTTTTAGTAAAGCCCCACCTCTGCAAACTCAGaatgtaaaacattttgaagtattcatagaatcacagaatggcctgggttgaaaaggaccacagtggccatctagtttcaactcccctgctgtgtgcaggtcaccaaccagcagcccaggctgcccagagccacatccagcctggccttggatgcctgcagggatggggcatccacagcctccttgggcaacctgtgccagtgcctcaccaccctctggctgaaaaact
It includes:
- the MAP3K13 gene encoding mitogen-activated protein kinase kinase kinase 13, yielding MHTHGIMASTQDRLSLSSSPNSISKAFCEDKDFGRLHDERGPTGSHPSPELIEDMREKGLLQSDLMDNVSSPVTAAVLTSISEDSRDQFENSVLQLREQDESETAIPQGNRSTMDGESNSGADDVKVQFNRSGSGSGGFLEGLFGCLRPVWNIIGKAYSTDYKLQQQDTWEVPFEEISELQWLGSGAQGAVFLGKFRAEEVAIKKVRDQNETDIKHLRKLKHPNIIAFKGVCTQAPCYCIIMEYCAHGQLYEVLRAGRKVTPRLLVDWSTGIASGMNYLHLHKIIHRDLKSPNVLVTHTDAVKISDFGTSKELSDKSTKMSFAGTVAWMAPEVIRNEPVSEKVDIWSFGVVLWELLTGEIPYKDVDSSAIIWGVGSNSLHLPVPSTCPDGFKILMKQTWQSKPRNRPSFRQTLMHLDIASADVLATPQETYFKSQAEWREEVKKHFEKIKSEGTCIHRLDEELIRRRREELRHALDIREHYERKLERANNLYMELSAIMLQLEVREKELIKREQAVEKKYPGTYKRHPVRPIIHPNTVEKLMKRKGVSHKPGSQTKRPDLLKSEGIPSAEAASNGSPVSGSPKMSTLSGKSRYRSKPRHRRGNSKGSYNDFAGILKNQPVQDDAPPPPPHNHSHHPGLPQQHGHGHHSRLHAHGQDIANCANNLRYFGPAAALRSPLSNHAQRRMSGSSPDLISTAMEADCRRNLESKESKDDHWECCKTDQYNSCLQCREEDSGQVQMSSVETGVSHSQSPTAVSLYENAQYIEKMEEEDFSNCTSASALGTPQHMASSVLPCKARPIQKSGDDSSEEEEGEVDSEVEFPRRQRPHRCISSCQSYSTFSSENFSVSDGEEGNTSDHSNSPDELAAKLEDELAEKLEDMLSQTPEIPIEISTQSDGLSDKECAVRRVKTQMSLGKLCADEHSCENPAQFGEAQFGESDCDSSEGECSDATVRTNKPCSSATW